The genomic segment CAGCGCCCGTACCTCGTCGGCCGGGTCGAGCTGGAACCGCACGCGCTGGGCGAGCCGGCGCAGGTGGCCGAGACGGCCGCGCGGGTGCGCCGGCTGTTCGCGGACTATATGGCGGCGATGGCCCAGATCGTCACGGGCGAGTTTAACACCGCGCAGGTGCCCGATGACGAGGCCGGACTGGCGTACGCCGTGGCCGCCGCGCTGGAAGCCGATAACAGCGTCAAGCAGCGCCTGCTCGCCGCCGAATCACTTGAGGCGATCCTGTGCGAGGAAGCCGCCCGCCTGCCCCGCGAGATCAAGCACCTGCACCTGCTGGCTGCCGTCAAGCAGTCGCGCAAACGAGCGGCCGGCGGCAAGATCGGCCCGTTCTCGCAGAACTAAGGCGTCTAATTAGAAGTATCTGATACGCAAATGCTCTGCCCCGTGGGGCTGTCATTGCGAGAATTCCATCCCGCCGCGCAGGATGCGTGAGTGCACAAACTCATGCGCCGAATATCCAAGCCGTCATTCCGGCGAAGGCCGGAATCCAAGCGGGCGCAACACGGGCCAGCATGCGCGCCAGATGCTGGCGTGGATGCCGGCTAACGACATGCCGGCATGACAACCTCGCGTGTCGAAGTTCCCGAGCGGCCCCCACAGGGCGCGAAGCAATGCTGAAGCACCGCTTCGCTGTCTCAATGTCACGAATCATGCGATTGCTTCGGCGGCTAACGCCGTCTCGCAATGATGCTTTTGCGCCCGTGCCCGTTTATGCTGCACAGCGCGCTAGAAACCACAAGTCCCTCCGGGATCAGCAATTCTCATTTTGGCCTTGGGCGGGTACTTTCCAATGCCGGCTTGCTATGAACTGGCCCCCTGGTGCTTGTCACGCATGCTGGCTCGCCAAGAAAGCGGCGTTGCCCTCCCCCCGACCCCCTCCCAACTTCGTTGGGAGGGGGCGAGAT from the Chloroflexota bacterium genome contains:
- a CDS encoding LON peptidase substrate-binding domain-containing protein — protein: MMELPLFPLNTVLFPQMPLALHIFEERYKQMIGRCIAAESPFGVVLIREGSEVGMPAEPYDIGTTAHVIGVEKLLEGRMNIIASGRQRFRLMEVVRQRPYLVGRVELEPHALGEPAQVAETAARVRRLFADYMAAMAQIVTGEFNTAQVPDDEAGLAYAVAAALEADNSVKQRLLAAESLEAILCEEAARLPREIKHLHLLAAVKQSRKRAAGGKIGPFSQN